The nucleotide window GGTACATAAAAATGGATTTTTAGGTTATGTGCAAGGCACCGGTAAAGAACCTAAAGATGGTCAGCCGGTAACATACACCAGCACACCTGATTTCGAAGATTATGGTTTGGGTTGTTTTTTACTGGCAGGAACAGAAGTGTATAAGTTAAGGAAGTAGTTAATAAATTGAACATGTGTTCAATCAAAAAGCCCATGGTTTAAAACCATGGGCTTTTTGATTGTTTTCGACACCAGCTATTTTCTTTGAAGCCGCATCACCGCGATATCTCCCATGATGAGATTTAAGGTATTCCCGGAAACGCTGAATTTATTGATACTTTCCAATGTTTTGAAGAACGTACTTTCTCCTGCTCCCGGGCAGGCCATCCGTGTGCTGGCAGGCATACCAAACTTTATATTGCTGCCTTCTATTTTAACCGAAGAACGGAAGTTGTTGCAACTACTGTTGCCGGTAGCTATACTATCCGGAAGGTTAAATGTAATAGTGGGCTTTTTATCAGGGTACAAACCATCAAAAGCAATACGTGGCCCGGAAATATAATCCACTTCCCAGGTGCCGTTCAGCTGGCTGGTGGCATTGCCGTTATCAGTTGCCTGGAACTTTGCCAAAGTAGCCATCCTGGCTTTATTTAAAGAAAGTACATTGTTATTGATCGTAAAGTTATCAGCTTTACCGAACACTTCCTTTAATTGGTTTTCTATGGCCATATCCTCGCAGGCCATCATGGTTGACATGCCCTGGCTAAATGTAATCCCTCCTTTATCTGTGAGCGTATAGGTGCCACCCAGGCCGTTACACCCGCCGGAAGCGGTATATCGCTTATCTGTATCATTGAACTCAATAAATGGTTCCTTGTTATTCACACGATCTGCAACGGGTTGGCCGTTTAATTCTATCAGCTTCCACTTTTTGCCGGTGAGTGAAGTTGTTGTCATGGTGGACGATGTTTCATTGGACTTTGTTGCTTTTTTTGTATTACCACAGGAACTACATAAAAAAGCTAAACCCAGGATCAGATAATAAGAATGTTTCATGGATAAAAATTTGCCACAAACTTACGATTGTTTTACAAGACAGCTATTGCTGTAGCCGCAAGCGTTGAATCGGCTAAACGCCATCAAAAAAACCTCCTTCAGTATTTCTTGAAAGAGGTTTAAAACAATTGTAAATATTTTATTGCTTCTGGTCTTCAATCCATTGACGTGCATTCACAAATGCTTCAATCCATGGACTTACCTCATCCTGTCTGCCGGCAGGATAGTGCGCCCAGTTCCATTGGAATATAGAGCGTTCGATATGCGGCATGGTAACCAGGTGTCTGCCGGTTGCATCACACATCATGGCCGTATTGTAATCGGAACCGTTTGGATTATGGGGATACTGGTCGTATGCATATTTGGCAACAATATCGTATTGACCTTCTCCTTCCGGAAGGTTAAATTTACCCTCACCATGAGAGATCCATACGCCCAATGTTGTGCCGGCTAAGGATTTCAACATAACGGATTTGTTTTCCTGCACTTTTACGGAAACAAAGTTTGATTCGTGCTTGCCCGAATTATTATGCAGCAATTTGCCATGTACCGTGTGATCCGGGTTGATCAGTTCCAGTTCCATGAATAATTGGCAGCCGTTACAAATACCCACAGATAAAGTATCAGGACGGGCAAAGAATTGATCTAATGCAGTCTTTGCTTTCTCATTATAGAGGAAGGCGCCCGCCCATCCTTTTGCAGAGCCCAAAACATCCGAGTTGGAAAATCCGCCTACAGCGCCGATGAATTGTATATCTTCCAGGGTTTCGCGCCCGGTAATGAGATCCGTCATGTGTACGTCTCTGACATCAAATCCGGCCAGGTACATAGCGTTGGCCATTTCGCGCTCCGAGTTAGAACCCTTTTCACGGAGAATGGCGGCTTTGGGACGAGGTTTTGAAACGTCAATCACCGGTTTTTTCCCGTTGAACTGAGCAGGAAACCGGTACTGCAGCGGCTGATTTTTATAGTTGTTGTAGCGTTCCTGTGCGGTTCCGTTTTTAGATTGTTTCTGGTCTAAAAGGAATGAGGTTTTATACCAGGTGTCGCGCGTAGCAGCTACATCAAAACTAAAGCTGTCAGCATTGTTTTTAACAGTAACGGTTGTGTCTTCAAGGACCGTTCCTATTTTAACAACTTCAATTCCTGCAGCAGCAAATAGTGTCTCCAGGCGCTCATCGTTTTGAGCCTGCAGCACTACGGCAATATTTTCGTTAAATAATGCTTTTACTGTGTCAGCCTCGTTCAATCTACTTAAATCATAATTGGCAGCCAGGTTGATGTCTGCAAAACACATTTCCAGTAAAGTGGTGATCAAACCTCCCGAGCCCACGTCATGCCCGGCAGCTATCAGCCCATTATTAATAGCATCCTGTATCGCATTAAAGGCCCGGGCGAAATAGTCTGCATCTTTAACGGAAGCTACTTTATTACCAATTTTATTAATGATCTGCGCAAAAGACGAACCGCCCAACTGGAATACATCTTTTGTTAAATTGATATAATAAACTGAACCTGCATTCTTTTGAAGTACCGGTTCTACTACTTTATTAATATCTGTACAGTTGCCGGCAGCGGAAATAATGACAGTACCGGGAGCAATTACACTACCATCCGGGTACTTTTGTTTCATCGATAAAGAATCTTTACCGGTGGGAATGTTAATACCTAATGCAATCGCAAAATCGGAGCAGGCTTTAACGGCTTCGTATAGTCTGGCATCTTCACCTTCATTATTACAGGCCCACATCCAGTTAGCTGAAAGAGAAATGCCTTTCAATCCATTTTTGATAGGCGCAAAAACAATATTAGACAGCGCTTCACCCATAGCATTTCTTGAGCCTGCGGCGGGGTCTACAAGGGCGGTTAATGGTGAATGTCCAACTGTGGTAGCAATACCTTCGGTAGATTTGTAATCCAGCGCCATTACACCTACATTGTTTAAAGTAAGCTGTAAAGGTCCGGCACATTGCTGTTTGGCTACACGGCCACCCACGCAACGGTCAACTTTATTCGTTAACCAGTCTTTACTGGCTACTGCTTCCAGTTGTAATACCTGCTCTAAATAAGCCGGTACATTATTGACATCATAGGACAATTCGTCGTAATTATGACTGATCTTACTGTCTTTCATGATGGTTTTAGGAGAAGAACCAAAGAAGTCTTCCAGGGCATAATCCATTGGTTTTTCACCTTTGGACTTAGATTGAAAGGTGAAGCGATGGTCTCCGGTAACATCGCCCACGGTATACATAGGGGCACGCTCGCGGTCGGCTACCTTTTGCAGTATGTCGATATCTTTTTCTCCAATTACAAGCCCCATTCTTTCCTGGGATTCGTTACCAATGATTTCCTTTGCAGAAAGTGTAGGATCTCCAACAGGTAATTTATCCAGATCAATCAATCCGCCCTTTTCTTCTACTAATTCAGAGAGGCAGTTTAAATGCCCTCCTGCACCATGATCGTGAATAGACACGATAGGGTTGTGATCTGATTCTACTAATCCACGAATAGCATTAGCCGCACGCTTCTGCATTTCGGGGTTAGAACGTTGAATAGCGTTTAATTCGATGCCGGAGCCAAAAGCACCGGTGTCTGCCGATGAGACTGCAGCGCCGCCCATACCGATCCGGTAGTTTTCACCACCCAGGATAACGATCTTGTCACCTTCCTTAGGTGTATATTTTTTAGCCTGTTCCAGTTTGCCATAGCCTACACCTCCAGCCTGCATGATCACTTTATCGTAGCCCAGCTTTCTGGTTGTCCCGCTGAGCTTATCGAAGTGTTCATGCTCAAAAGTGAATACCGATCCGGTGATCAGGGGCTGGCCAAATTTATTACCAAAATCAGAAGCGCCATTCGAAGCCTTGATCAGGATATCCATGGGCGTTTGGTACAACCATTGACGTTCTTCCATCGCTGTTTCCCAGGGCCGGTCTTCCTGTAAACGGGAGTAAGCCGTCATATAAATAGCCGTACCAGCTAACGGTAAAGCACCCTGGCCGCCTGCCAGGCGATCACGTATTTCTCCGCCTGATCCGGTTGCTGCTCCGGCGAAAGGTTCAACGGTTGTAGGGAAATTATGGGTTTCAGCCTTTAATGATAAAACCGATTCAAATTCTTTCTCTTCGTAATAGTCGGGTTTGTCAGCTGACTTTGGCGCAAACTGGGTTACTTTCGGGCCCTTTACAAAAGCCACATTGTCTTTATAAGCAGATACAATATCGTTAGGATGAGTTTCAGAAGTCTTTTTGATCAGCTTAAACAAGGATGTAGGCATTTCTTCACCATCAATCACAAACGTTCCATTGAATATTTTGTGGCGGCAATGTTCCGAATTGGCCTGCGAGAAAGCAAAAACTTCAGAATCGGTGAGTTTACGGCCAATTTTAACAGCAAGCCGATTGAGATAATCCACCTCTTCAGCACTGAGCGCCAGGCCTTCCGATTTATTATAAGCATCAATATCATCAATTTCCTGTATGGGTTCAGGCGCAATTTGTATCGTATACATGTCCTGTGTCAGGGATGCATATTTC belongs to Niabella yanshanensis and includes:
- a CDS encoding META domain-containing protein, whose amino-acid sequence is MKHSYYLILGLAFLCSSCGNTKKATKSNETSSTMTTTSLTGKKWKLIELNGQPVADRVNNKEPFIEFNDTDKRYTASGGCNGLGGTYTLTDKGGITFSQGMSTMMACEDMAIENQLKEVFGKADNFTINNNVLSLNKARMATLAKFQATDNGNATSQLNGTWEVDYISGPRIAFDGLYPDKKPTITFNLPDSIATGNSSCNNFRSSVKIEGSNIKFGMPASTRMACPGAGESTFFKTLESINKFSVSGNTLNLIMGDIAVMRLQRK
- the purL gene encoding phosphoribosylformylglycinamidine synthase yields the protein MIHFFQNPKHIVYGVQTQNELAQEDIQKLNWLFGNAQKLGETILNHYYVGPRAAMITPWSTNAVEITQNMGIKGITRIEEFQPVPADFNAFDPMISQKYASLTQDMYTIQIAPEPIQEIDDIDAYNKSEGLALSAEEVDYLNRLAVKIGRKLTDSEVFAFSQANSEHCRHKIFNGTFVIDGEEMPTSLFKLIKKTSETHPNDIVSAYKDNVAFVKGPKVTQFAPKSADKPDYYEEKEFESVLSLKAETHNFPTTVEPFAGAATGSGGEIRDRLAGGQGALPLAGTAIYMTAYSRLQEDRPWETAMEERQWLYQTPMDILIKASNGASDFGNKFGQPLITGSVFTFEHEHFDKLSGTTRKLGYDKVIMQAGGVGYGKLEQAKKYTPKEGDKIVILGGENYRIGMGGAAVSSADTGAFGSGIELNAIQRSNPEMQKRAANAIRGLVESDHNPIVSIHDHGAGGHLNCLSELVEEKGGLIDLDKLPVGDPTLSAKEIIGNESQERMGLVIGEKDIDILQKVADRERAPMYTVGDVTGDHRFTFQSKSKGEKPMDYALEDFFGSSPKTIMKDSKISHNYDELSYDVNNVPAYLEQVLQLEAVASKDWLTNKVDRCVGGRVAKQQCAGPLQLTLNNVGVMALDYKSTEGIATTVGHSPLTALVDPAAGSRNAMGEALSNIVFAPIKNGLKGISLSANWMWACNNEGEDARLYEAVKACSDFAIALGINIPTGKDSLSMKQKYPDGSVIAPGTVIISAAGNCTDINKVVEPVLQKNAGSVYYINLTKDVFQLGGSSFAQIINKIGNKVASVKDADYFARAFNAIQDAINNGLIAAGHDVGSGGLITTLLEMCFADINLAANYDLSRLNEADTVKALFNENIAVVLQAQNDERLETLFAAAGIEVVKIGTVLEDTTVTVKNNADSFSFDVAATRDTWYKTSFLLDQKQSKNGTAQERYNNYKNQPLQYRFPAQFNGKKPVIDVSKPRPKAAILREKGSNSEREMANAMYLAGFDVRDVHMTDLITGRETLEDIQFIGAVGGFSNSDVLGSAKGWAGAFLYNEKAKTALDQFFARPDTLSVGICNGCQLFMELELINPDHTVHGKLLHNNSGKHESNFVSVKVQENKSVMLKSLAGTTLGVWISHGEGKFNLPEGEGQYDIVAKYAYDQYPHNPNGSDYNTAMMCDATGRHLVTMPHIERSIFQWNWAHYPAGRQDEVSPWIEAFVNARQWIEDQKQ